A genomic window from Chitinophaga pollutisoli includes:
- a CDS encoding ATP-binding protein has protein sequence MKRIVVIGPESTGKSTLSQQLAAFYRTAWVPEFARAYLEGLGRPYEREDLWHIAQGQLAVEDEAAARGRDFIICDTDLYVVKVWSEAKYGDCDPRILDLIAQRQYHGYLLTYIDIPWEDDPLREHPLPEERTYYYNIYRDIVINAGVPWADIRGDHNQRLEIAAVAVRQMIKK, from the coding sequence GTGAAGAGAATTGTAGTTATCGGGCCCGAATCCACGGGCAAGAGCACCCTCAGCCAGCAACTGGCGGCCTTCTACAGAACGGCTTGGGTCCCCGAGTTCGCGCGCGCCTACCTGGAAGGGCTGGGCCGTCCGTATGAAAGGGAAGATCTCTGGCACATCGCGCAGGGGCAGCTGGCGGTGGAAGACGAAGCGGCTGCGCGCGGGAGGGATTTCATCATCTGTGACACGGATTTGTATGTCGTCAAAGTTTGGAGTGAGGCGAAATACGGCGATTGCGACCCGCGCATACTCGACCTCATCGCCCAACGGCAATACCACGGCTACCTGCTCACGTATATCGACATCCCCTGGGAAGACGATCCTCTCCGTGAACACCCGCTTCCCGAAGAACGGACTTATTACTATAATATATACAGGGATATCGTCATCAACGCCGGCGTTCCCTGGGCCGATATCCGCGGCGACCACAACCAGCGGCTGGAAATTGCCGCCGTGGCGGTCCGCCAGATGATAAAGAAGTAA
- the pnuC gene encoding nicotinamide riboside transporter PnuC, with amino-acid sequence MESFFQQVIDGFRLMSWQEATGVIFGIISVFCSRANSVWVYPTGLVSTGFFTYLFAKPDVGLYAEAGLNAYYFVMSIYGWFNWTRQKDGHDAVGISWMDRRDWRIALGIVVIGWAFIWWVLKSYTDSTVPVLDALVSATAWSGMWLLAKRKIENWVMLNVSNFIAVPLLLYKGLAPTAVLTVILFIVAVSGYFQWRRIYREQLNEHV; translated from the coding sequence ATGGAATCATTTTTTCAGCAGGTGATCGACGGTTTCCGTCTGATGTCGTGGCAGGAAGCCACGGGCGTGATTTTTGGGATCATCAGTGTTTTCTGTTCGCGTGCCAATAGCGTGTGGGTGTACCCGACAGGGCTCGTTAGCACGGGGTTTTTCACGTACCTGTTCGCCAAACCGGATGTTGGTCTGTATGCGGAAGCGGGGCTGAATGCGTATTATTTCGTTATGAGCATATACGGCTGGTTTAACTGGACGCGGCAGAAAGACGGGCACGATGCGGTAGGGATCTCGTGGATGGACCGCCGCGACTGGCGTATCGCGCTGGGGATTGTAGTGATCGGATGGGCGTTTATCTGGTGGGTGTTGAAATCGTACACCGACAGTACGGTTCCGGTGCTGGACGCGCTCGTGTCGGCAACGGCGTGGAGCGGGATGTGGCTGCTGGCGAAGCGGAAGATAGAAAACTGGGTGATGCTGAATGTGTCAAATTTCATCGCGGTGCCGCTGTTGTTGTATAAAGGGCTTGCCCCAACAGCTGTTTTAACCGTAATTTTGTTCATCGTGGCGGTCAGTGGATATTTCCAATGGCGCCGCATCTACCGTGAACAGCTAAACGAACACGTGTGA
- a CDS encoding C1 family peptidase, with protein MSMKTWMIGAAMLAGSSVMAQTMPLTNKAGSEYKFTILKSQDAFAVQNQGQTGTCWSFSGLSFFESELLRTGKGKDLNLSEMFVVRKMYPLKAANYVRMHGKANFGEGGGFPDDLLCLKNYGLVPQEAYDGNREKNYNHAEMVSLLDGMLKPLGDAKTINPAWQKAFNGVLDAYIGATPEQFQYKGKTYTPQTFAKELGLNADDYVIVSSFTHHPFYEQFVLEVPDNWNWEKVYNVPLNEFTEIAEKAVLNGYTLAWAADVSERGFNFKDGLAIVPEKEWADYSEAERQTLFTKPAKEKAITQENRQLAFDNFETQDDHGMHITGIAKDQEGKKYFIVKNSWGAVNGCGGYFYASVPYFAYKTTCYMVNKKAIPAAIAKKMGIK; from the coding sequence ATGAGCATGAAGACTTGGATGATAGGGGCGGCCATGCTTGCCGGCAGCTCCGTCATGGCGCAAACGATGCCGCTCACCAACAAGGCGGGCAGCGAGTACAAATTCACCATCCTCAAAAGCCAGGATGCCTTTGCCGTTCAAAACCAGGGTCAAACCGGCACTTGCTGGTCCTTTTCCGGCCTTTCTTTCTTCGAATCCGAACTTCTCCGCACGGGTAAGGGTAAAGACCTGAATCTCAGTGAGATGTTTGTGGTACGTAAGATGTATCCCCTCAAAGCCGCCAACTATGTACGCATGCATGGAAAAGCCAATTTCGGCGAGGGCGGCGGTTTCCCCGACGATCTCCTTTGTCTCAAAAATTACGGTCTTGTTCCGCAGGAAGCTTACGACGGCAACCGCGAGAAAAACTATAACCACGCTGAAATGGTGAGCCTCCTCGATGGCATGCTCAAACCGCTTGGCGACGCCAAAACCATCAACCCCGCCTGGCAGAAAGCCTTCAACGGCGTATTGGACGCTTACATCGGCGCTACGCCGGAGCAATTTCAGTACAAGGGTAAAACCTACACGCCGCAGACTTTCGCCAAAGAACTGGGCCTCAATGCCGACGACTATGTGATCGTGTCTTCCTTCACCCACCATCCGTTCTACGAGCAATTTGTGCTGGAAGTGCCGGACAACTGGAATTGGGAGAAAGTGTATAACGTTCCCCTGAACGAGTTCACCGAGATCGCAGAGAAAGCTGTGCTCAACGGCTACACCCTCGCATGGGCGGCAGATGTGAGCGAAAGGGGCTTCAATTTCAAGGACGGTCTGGCCATCGTTCCCGAAAAAGAATGGGCCGACTATTCTGAAGCTGAGCGCCAGACGCTGTTCACCAAGCCCGCAAAAGAGAAAGCCATCACCCAGGAGAACCGCCAGCTGGCATTCGATAATTTCGAAACGCAGGACGATCACGGTATGCACATTACCGGTATCGCTAAAGACCAGGAAGGCAAGAAATACTTCATCGTGAAGAATTCCTGGGGCGCTGTTAACGGCTGTGGCGGATATTTCTACGCCTCCGTTCCGTATTTCGCCTACAAGACGACTTGCTACATGGTGAACAAAAAAGCCATTCCTGCAGCGATTGCAAAAAAAATGGGTATCAAATAA
- a CDS encoding L-threonylcarbamoyladenylate synthase, with product MRLELHPQNPNPRNLKTIIECLRDGGVVIYPTDTVYGMGCDIFKPEAVERIARIKGIDPKKSHFSFICYDLSHLTDYTKSVDTPLFRMLKKALPGPYTFILPASRQVPKMIKTKRDSVGIRVPDNLICRTLVKELGNPVMSTSLPVDEYVEEYTDPEIIHDKFGKLVDIVVDGGPGGVQMSTVIDCTGAEPVVVREGAGDWDAIS from the coding sequence ATGAGACTGGAATTGCATCCGCAGAATCCGAATCCCCGGAATCTGAAAACAATTATCGAGTGCCTCCGCGACGGCGGCGTCGTGATTTATCCGACAGACACCGTGTACGGTATGGGTTGCGATATTTTCAAACCTGAAGCGGTGGAGCGGATCGCGCGGATCAAGGGGATCGACCCGAAAAAATCGCATTTCTCCTTCATTTGCTATGATCTGAGCCATTTGACGGATTATACCAAAAGCGTGGATACGCCATTGTTCCGTATGTTGAAAAAGGCGTTACCCGGACCGTATACCTTTATTTTACCCGCAAGCCGGCAGGTGCCGAAAATGATCAAGACGAAGCGTGACTCCGTAGGGATCCGTGTGCCGGACAATCTCATTTGCCGGACTTTGGTGAAAGAGTTGGGGAACCCGGTGATGAGCACTTCATTACCGGTGGATGAATATGTGGAAGAATATACCGATCCCGAGATTATCCACGACAAATTCGGGAAGCTGGTGGATATCGTGGTGGATGGCGGGCCAGGCGGTGTGCAGATGTCGACGGTGATTGACTGCACGGGCGCTGAGCCGGTGGTAGTGCGTGAGGGCGCGGGCGATTGGGATGCAATCAGCTAA
- a CDS encoding PNGase F N-terminal domain-containing protein produces the protein MKGILIGCVMAIATASATAQQTEAVVTYGFRNNGKDARGEQTLLIQGKRVAVGASGRQTEQQFLNYADKATFQLLDGKNGAFTLKKPFGEYIKPELLPGIDTVAGIPCKKAKAIIRSNTIEIWYTDALAIKGTPQISIAPGLGLILKIVRNGNSETYAKKIEYRKVTNEELKWPASWGKLVSEPAYQRQVIDSRYATISIFDQEQISWGNKIDNPTGYPLNATYHFAGGTVILKKVNLPAVKSSQRLFAELVQYSNGDAYDRTGSVFVVPVDKARSFLEGLEKGANVLPAFAGRNGKAYQGYVSTEEYNAPLEVMRFFTPFGVRHFNKQVQIEGYNWADSAVYKQDISDLAPRLQGDVYIGIYIGNYDKGGHKASLTFKYYPGYDGGEGRPEPKKYVQPVFNSTNVMEMAGQEYATLFDKDSLTVTVNVPLGVKNLKLRYITTGHGGWGGGDEFNPKLNEIFVDGQRVYHFFPWREDCATYRLLNPASGNFGNGLSSSDLSRSNWCPGTLTLPVDVPMPQLTPGKHTIQVAIPQGKPEGGSFSFWNVSGVLIGDQE, from the coding sequence ATGAAAGGAATTCTGATCGGATGCGTGATGGCGATCGCCACGGCGTCCGCTACCGCGCAACAAACCGAAGCCGTGGTCACCTACGGTTTCCGCAATAACGGGAAAGACGCCCGGGGCGAACAAACCCTGCTCATACAAGGGAAACGGGTGGCCGTAGGAGCTTCCGGCAGGCAAACGGAACAACAGTTCCTTAACTACGCCGACAAGGCAACTTTCCAGCTGCTCGACGGTAAAAACGGCGCCTTCACGCTGAAGAAACCCTTCGGCGAATACATTAAACCCGAACTGCTGCCTGGAATCGATACCGTTGCCGGTATCCCCTGCAAAAAAGCCAAAGCCATTATCCGGTCCAACACCATCGAAATCTGGTACACCGATGCACTGGCCATCAAAGGAACGCCGCAGATCTCGATCGCTCCGGGACTGGGACTGATCCTCAAAATCGTCCGCAACGGCAACAGCGAAACCTATGCGAAGAAAATCGAATACCGCAAAGTGACCAACGAAGAGCTAAAGTGGCCCGCATCCTGGGGCAAACTGGTGTCTGAACCGGCATACCAGCGCCAGGTGATCGACAGCCGTTACGCCACTATTTCCATCTTCGACCAGGAACAAATCAGCTGGGGCAACAAAATCGATAACCCCACCGGATATCCGCTCAACGCTACTTACCACTTCGCCGGCGGTACCGTGATCTTGAAAAAAGTAAATCTTCCCGCCGTGAAATCCAGCCAGCGCCTCTTTGCCGAGCTGGTACAATATTCCAACGGCGATGCATACGATCGCACAGGCTCGGTATTCGTGGTGCCGGTGGATAAGGCGCGCAGTTTCCTGGAAGGATTGGAGAAAGGCGCCAACGTGCTCCCGGCATTCGCCGGCCGCAACGGAAAAGCTTACCAGGGCTATGTTTCCACGGAAGAATACAATGCGCCGCTCGAAGTGATGCGTTTCTTCACGCCGTTCGGCGTCCGCCATTTCAATAAACAAGTGCAGATCGAAGGCTACAACTGGGCGGATTCGGCGGTTTATAAACAAGATATTTCCGATCTCGCACCGCGCCTTCAAGGAGATGTGTATATCGGGATCTATATCGGCAACTATGACAAAGGCGGCCATAAAGCCAGTCTGACCTTCAAATATTACCCTGGTTATGATGGCGGCGAAGGCCGTCCGGAGCCGAAGAAATATGTGCAGCCGGTGTTTAATTCCACTAACGTCATGGAAATGGCCGGGCAGGAATATGCGACGCTTTTCGATAAAGACTCGCTGACGGTGACGGTGAACGTTCCCCTGGGCGTGAAAAACCTTAAGCTCCGCTACATCACCACCGGCCACGGCGGCTGGGGCGGCGGCGACGAGTTCAATCCGAAACTCAACGAAATTTTTGTAGACGGCCAGCGCGTGTATCACTTCTTCCCCTGGAGAGAAGATTGCGCCACGTATCGCTTGCTAAACCCGGCTTCGGGGAACTTCGGCAACGGGCTTTCGTCTTCCGACCTGAGCCGATCCAACTGGTGCCCCGGTACGCTGACGCTCCCGGTAGATGTGCCCATGCCGCAGCTCACGCCCGGCAAGCACACGATCCAGGTGGCGATCCCGCAGGGCAAGCCGGAGGGCGGAAGTTTCAGTTTCTGGAATGTTTCCGGAGTATTGATCGGTGACCAGGAATAG
- a CDS encoding GNAT family N-acetyltransferase: MIQTSRLQLVPCTLQYFEALLQGNDALAQILGIDVPEQWTEYPEMVLVAYDKLRNDPSLLGWFFYLAIHKADNRLIGTAGFKGKPNGDGSVEIGYEISAGYREQGYATEMAETLIRFAFSHPYVSKVVAHTEEEYNAAVKVLQKNGLRFAGEINGREAGELWRWEITREAYLAR, encoded by the coding sequence ATGATCCAAACCTCAAGGTTACAATTGGTGCCCTGCACGCTACAATATTTTGAAGCGCTGCTGCAGGGAAATGACGCATTAGCCCAGATTTTGGGAATCGACGTGCCGGAACAATGGACGGAGTACCCGGAAATGGTACTGGTGGCCTACGACAAGTTGCGCAACGACCCCTCCTTGCTCGGTTGGTTCTTTTACCTCGCCATTCATAAAGCCGACAACCGCCTGATCGGCACGGCCGGCTTCAAAGGCAAACCCAATGGCGACGGCTCGGTGGAGATCGGCTACGAAATATCCGCCGGTTACCGGGAACAGGGCTACGCCACGGAAATGGCGGAAACCCTCATCCGTTTTGCTTTCAGTCACCCGTATGTGTCGAAAGTGGTGGCGCATACCGAGGAAGAATATAATGCGGCCGTGAAAGTACTGCAGAAGAACGGGCTCCGGTTCGCCGGCGAGATCAACGGCCGGGAGGCCGGAGAGCTTTGGCGCTGGGAAATCACCCGGGAGGCGTATCTCGCGCGCTGA
- the mtgA gene encoding monofunctional biosynthetic peptidoglycan transglycosylase, translating to MKLKGIVPRTWKIIKRVFLILFIAQLLYIILLRWVNPPVTMTQIGSWFSLIGTGKSFQRDYVDLGEMSQHVKLAVIASEDQLFPDHDGFDFKSIEKALKHNQKSKKIRGASTISQQVAKNVFLWQGRSWIRKGLEVYFTFMIELVWNKKRILEVYLNVAETGEGIFGVEAAAQAYYKKPASDLNREEAAMIAACLPNPVKYSVNPPARITVWRQKRILQQMRNLSGDPDIAELVK from the coding sequence ATGAAATTAAAAGGTATCGTCCCGAGAACGTGGAAAATCATTAAGCGGGTTTTCCTGATTCTCTTTATTGCACAACTGTTATACATCATCCTGCTGCGCTGGGTGAACCCGCCCGTCACCATGACCCAGATCGGCAGTTGGTTCTCCCTTATCGGAACCGGTAAATCCTTTCAGCGCGATTATGTAGACCTCGGCGAAATGTCGCAACATGTCAAACTGGCCGTTATCGCCAGCGAAGATCAACTGTTTCCCGATCATGACGGCTTCGATTTCAAATCCATCGAAAAAGCCCTCAAGCATAACCAGAAAAGCAAAAAAATCCGTGGCGCTTCCACCATCAGCCAGCAGGTCGCCAAAAACGTTTTCCTTTGGCAGGGCCGCAGCTGGATCCGGAAAGGCCTGGAAGTCTATTTCACCTTCATGATCGAACTGGTGTGGAATAAAAAACGCATCCTCGAAGTTTATCTTAACGTCGCCGAAACAGGTGAAGGCATCTTCGGCGTGGAAGCCGCCGCGCAGGCATACTACAAAAAACCGGCGTCCGACCTCAACCGTGAAGAAGCCGCCATGATCGCCGCATGCCTCCCCAACCCGGTGAAGTATTCCGTCAATCCCCCCGCCCGCATCACCGTGTGGCGACAGAAACGTATCCTCCAGCAAATGCGCAACCTCTCCGGAGATCCCGACATCGCCGAACTTGTCAAGTAG
- a CDS encoding DUF6934 family protein yields the protein MSPKKVLYFGNEDIARNGFPLSVDPYKIIPRGGNCFDFDSEGVHGFIRKRVEFKQLQENHFIVGFGDLMDNYGVDDVVESNNGDIVRIFSTIIRVIEDFMRKHPQATLYFTGSTMQRTRIYSVILNRHFARFRKKFQISVLWTCGGVDVKVPFDPAKEVLMGTFVIQSKNQTT from the coding sequence TTGAGCCCCAAAAAAGTTTTGTATTTCGGCAATGAAGATATTGCACGAAACGGATTTCCATTGTCGGTTGACCCATACAAAATAATACCGCGCGGCGGTAATTGTTTCGATTTCGACAGCGAAGGCGTTCACGGTTTCATCCGGAAGCGGGTGGAGTTTAAGCAATTGCAGGAAAACCACTTCATTGTCGGGTTTGGCGATCTGATGGATAACTATGGGGTAGATGATGTCGTTGAATCTAACAATGGCGATATAGTGAGGATCTTTTCAACTATAATAAGGGTTATTGAAGATTTTATGCGAAAGCATCCTCAGGCGACGCTGTATTTCACAGGTAGTACGATGCAGCGGACCCGCATCTATTCCGTAATTCTCAATCGGCATTTTGCAAGGTTCAGGAAAAAGTTTCAGATTTCTGTATTATGGACTTGCGGAGGCGTTGATGTTAAAGTGCCTTTTGATCCTGCAAAAGAGGTATTGATGGGAACATTTGTTATTCAAAGTAAAAATCAAACTACATGA